The Hemibagrus wyckioides isolate EC202008001 linkage group LG10, SWU_Hwy_1.0, whole genome shotgun sequence genome includes a window with the following:
- the mespaa gene encoding mesoderm posterior aa — protein sequence MDVSSSLIQLQDNSEFLFGCEGLLEQSLPASDAGYYSACSSLSPASSIDSCCFSPPTFHYGTGQEGFPEIFPLKNNSNQEKTKNGKMAKKTGRPRSKFPGLKRQSASEREKLRMRDLTKALHHLRTYLPPSVAPAGQTLTKIETLRLTIHYISYLSAQLELGQEEAAHESPSAPVQPPNMPALYEQSFNQVAPQTPSFSTHEVFNMPYCQNAESSSLPPSPAQDYWIPQQQYCYYGQC from the exons ATGGATGTCTCCAGCTCTCTTATCCAGCTTCAGGATAACTCTGAGTTTCTGTTCGGCTGTGAGGGCCTCTTGGAGCAAAGCCTCCCTGCTTCTGACGCCGGCTACTACAGCGCCTGCAGCAGCCTCTCCCCGGCTTCCTCCATCGATTCCTGCTGTTTCTCTCCACCAACATTCCACTACGGAACAGGACAGGAGGGCTTTCCAGAGATCTTCCCTCTGAAGAACAACAGCAATCAAGAAAAGACGAAAAACGGCAAAATGGCCAAAAAGACCGGACGACCCCGGTCGAAGTTCCCTGGGCTGAAGCGCCAGAGTGCGAGCGAAAGGGAGAAGCTCAGAATGAGGGACCTGACCAAAGCATTACACCACCTCAGGACCTACCTGCCTCCATCAGTGGCTCCTGCTGGACAGACGCTGACCAAGATCGAGACTCTGCGTCTCACCATCCATTACATTTCCTACCTGTCGGCTCAGCTGGAGCTCGGCCAAGAAGAGGCGGCTCATGAGAGTCCTTCAGCACCAGTGCAGCCTCCAAACATGCCAGCGCTCTATGAACAGAGCTTTAACCAAGTGGCTCCGCAAACACCAAGCTTCTCCACACACGAGGTCTTCAATATGCCTTACTGTCAG AATGCAGAGAGCAGCAGTCTGCCTCCATCTCCAGCTCAGGATTACTGGATCCCCCAGCAGCAATACTGCTATTATGGACAGTGCTAA
- the mespba gene encoding mesoderm posterior ba: MDTPSVIHHPHGRWSSPSSDSELYSISSPDTVSPAPSMDLNCSPSYQPKLTKLHKATSRLTKAPGSPSGLAARRTRRSRLKNPSEQRQNASEKEKLRMRDLTKALHHLRTYLPPSVAPVGQTLTKIETLRLTIRYISYLSAQLGLSEEYLSQRKQMSTGDGWRTSPEILGYFQCRSTSAEWAEGHGYGDYTEQHQTESSLEYSEQGVDMSQYSTQLSEPGTDQIYSPETNTFQQQQCAQFTQSCQVYGYQLVPPAFWS; encoded by the exons ATGGATACTCCCAGTGTCATCCACCATCCTCACGGCCGGTGGAGCAGCCCGAGCTCTGACTCTGAGCTCTACAGCATCTCCTCCCCTGACACTGTCTCTCCAGCACCTTCCATGGACCTCAACTGCTCTCCGTCTTACCAACCCAAGCTCACCAAGCTTCACAAAGCCACCTCCAGACTGACCAAAGCGCCCGGTTCTCCGTCAGGCCTTGCGGCCAGGAGGACACGGAGATCCAGGCTGAAGAACCCGAGCGAGCAGCGTCAGAACGCCAGCGAGAAAGAGAAGCTTAGAATGAGGGACCTAACCAAAGCTCTCCATCATCTCAGGACCTACCTGCCTCCATCAGTGGCTCCTGTCGGACAGACTCTGACCAAGATCGAGACTCTGCGCCTCACCATTCGCTACATCTCGTACCTTTCAGCTCAGCTCGGGCTCAGTGAAGAATATCTGTCTCAGAGAAAGCAGATGAGCACCGGGGATGGATGGAGAACCTCTCCAGAAATTCTGGGCTACTTTCAGTGCAGATCTACGAGCGCAGAATGGGCAGAGGGCCACGGATATGGTGATTATACAGAACAGCATCAGACTGAGAGCAGTTTGGAGTACTCAGAGCAAGGAGTGGACATGAGTCAGTACAGCACACAGCTCTCAGAGCCAGGGACGGATCAGATCTACAGCCCAGAGACAAACACTTTTCAGCAACAGCAGTGTGCTCAGTTCACACAGTCCTGTCAG GTTTACGGCTATCAGCTCGTACCTCCAGCCTTTTGGAGCTGA